A single genomic interval of Alteromonas sp. BL110 harbors:
- a CDS encoding type IV pilus secretin PilQ: protein MAERYIFNKSLNRRAPRWYWLAFAVAAIFSFTFLVSHPVRAQEPLLVDPSAKQNETAPATTVTNVDFTQATNSTAVTLVEFVGSVPKVQLIESQGKVSLTLTNTALAEDQLIELSVADFGTVVSTIETFEDENDARIEINYSGQVTVKNTVKDSVLRVAISPMDSEQQEALDAEQKYTGDPISLDFQDVPVRQVLQIIAQVNGFNLVTTDTVSGNVTISLSGVPWDQALDMILRVKGLDKRLEGNILLIAPADELSARETQALQSKKQVSDLAPLHTVNISVNYAKASALATILKSTEGGILSDRGGVTVDERTNTLLIRDTLASIDEARKTINALDIPVKQVLIESRMVTVLDDVDEQLGVRWGFSDRQDDNGVSGTLEAADTIAGGVVPSIDNRLNVNLPVTSAAGSIGFQIASLVDGTILDLELSALESENKGEIIASPRITVANQHEAYIEQGTEIPYVQATSSGATSVEFKKAVLSLKVTPHITPDNRIILDLVVTQDTRGETVSTSTGDAVAIDTQEIKTQVLVENGETIVLGGIFQQTSSDGVSKVPLFGDLPFIGALFRNTSQLQQKRELLIFVTPKIVTERP from the coding sequence ATGGCCGAACGATACATTTTTAATAAGTCTCTCAACCGAAGAGCGCCTAGATGGTATTGGCTGGCTTTTGCTGTCGCTGCAATATTTTCATTTACTTTTTTGGTGTCTCACCCCGTAAGAGCACAGGAACCCCTGCTGGTAGACCCCAGCGCTAAACAAAACGAAACGGCTCCCGCTACTACGGTTACGAATGTAGACTTCACACAAGCGACCAATAGTACAGCGGTAACCCTGGTGGAGTTCGTCGGTTCAGTACCCAAAGTGCAGCTCATTGAGTCGCAGGGAAAGGTGTCTCTTACACTTACCAATACCGCTTTAGCTGAAGACCAGCTCATCGAGCTTAGTGTGGCCGATTTTGGCACTGTTGTTTCAACCATAGAAACCTTTGAAGATGAAAATGATGCACGTATTGAGATTAACTACTCTGGCCAAGTTACCGTTAAAAATACGGTAAAAGACAGTGTACTGCGCGTAGCCATTTCGCCTATGGATAGCGAACAACAAGAAGCTTTAGACGCAGAACAAAAATACACTGGCGACCCCATTTCTTTAGATTTTCAAGATGTTCCTGTAAGGCAGGTTCTACAAATTATCGCGCAAGTAAATGGGTTTAACTTAGTCACAACAGACACAGTTTCAGGGAACGTCACAATTAGCTTGTCTGGCGTGCCATGGGATCAAGCCCTAGACATGATTCTGCGCGTTAAAGGCTTAGACAAGCGTTTGGAAGGCAATATTTTGTTAATTGCGCCTGCCGACGAATTATCTGCACGTGAAACCCAAGCGCTCCAGTCTAAAAAGCAGGTGTCGGATTTAGCCCCACTGCACACGGTAAATATTTCGGTTAACTATGCTAAAGCCTCAGCGTTAGCCACCATATTGAAATCTACCGAGGGTGGGATACTTTCGGACCGTGGCGGCGTTACCGTGGACGAACGAACCAATACATTACTTATTCGCGATACCTTAGCCTCTATTGATGAAGCAAGAAAAACTATCAATGCGTTAGATATTCCAGTGAAGCAAGTGCTGATAGAAAGCCGCATGGTTACTGTGCTTGATGATGTTGACGAGCAGTTAGGCGTTCGGTGGGGGTTTAGCGACCGCCAAGACGATAACGGCGTATCAGGTACTCTTGAAGCGGCCGATACCATTGCCGGAGGCGTGGTGCCTAGCATTGATAACCGTCTTAATGTGAATCTTCCGGTAACTAGCGCTGCGGGAAGCATCGGCTTTCAAATTGCGAGCTTAGTTGACGGCACAATTTTAGACCTTGAACTTTCTGCTTTGGAATCAGAGAACAAGGGTGAAATCATTGCAAGCCCTCGTATTACCGTCGCCAATCAGCACGAAGCTTATATTGAACAAGGTACAGAAATTCCTTACGTTCAGGCAACATCGAGCGGTGCAACGTCGGTAGAGTTCAAAAAGGCTGTGCTATCGCTTAAAGTTACCCCGCACATTACGCCAGACAATCGCATAATTTTGGATTTAGTTGTAACTCAAGACACGCGCGGTGAAACTGTGTCTACATCAACCGGCGATGCAGTAGCCATCGATACCCAGGAAATTAAAACCCAAGTACTGGTAGAAAATGGTGAAACTATCGTACTTGGCGGAATTTTCCAACAGACTAGTTCGGACGGCGTATCAAAGGTTCCTTTATTTGGTGATTTACCTTTTATAGGCGCCTTATTTAGAAATACCTCACAACTTCAACAGAAGCGAGAGCTACTTATCTTTGTTACGCCTAAAATAGTAACCGAAAGACCATAA
- a CDS encoding pilus assembly protein PilP: MIRSLLSLFIILLITGCSPKLDDLHVYTQSVKERAQPQIEPYPEFKTHPPFSYTSSTLRSPFDRPRKNTTPVAKARVENCLQPNFQRPKEALEAYGVDALALAGNFAVKGEKWALLKSNDGALHKAKVGSRIGLFYGKIMQIGTDSITIEQLLPDGAGCWQRKTTTMTTASKAGE, translated from the coding sequence ATGATTCGTTCACTTTTATCTCTTTTTATCATACTACTCATAACGGGCTGTTCACCAAAGCTTGATGATCTTCACGTCTATACCCAAAGTGTCAAGGAACGTGCACAGCCTCAAATTGAACCCTACCCGGAGTTCAAAACGCACCCGCCATTTAGCTATACTTCGAGCACACTTAGAAGTCCTTTCGACCGTCCGCGCAAAAATACGACGCCGGTAGCTAAAGCAAGGGTTGAAAACTGTCTACAGCCCAACTTTCAACGCCCGAAGGAAGCATTGGAGGCTTATGGTGTAGATGCCCTCGCCCTCGCGGGCAATTTTGCCGTCAAGGGAGAAAAGTGGGCATTACTAAAAAGCAACGATGGCGCGCTACATAAAGCTAAAGTAGGAAGCCGTATCGGCCTGTTTTATGGCAAAATTATGCAAATTGGCACCGACTCAATTACTATTGAACAATTATTACCTGATGGTGCAGGCTGCTGGCAAAGGAAAACAACAACAATGACTACAGCATCGAAGGCGGGAGAGTAA
- a CDS encoding NAD-dependent malic enzyme, translating into MSEDSQRYLYIPHAGPSLLETPLLNKGSAFTARERAAFNLTGLVPPRYETIEEQVERAYMQYSSFDEALNKHIYLRAIQDNNETLFYRLIQKHIDEMMPIIYTPTVGDACEQFSDIYRSSRGLFVSYEERHQLDDIVRNATKRKVKVIVVTDGERILGLGDQGIGGMGIPIGKLSLYTACGGISPAYTLPVMLDVGTNNEKLLNDPMYMGARHPRIGQEEYDEFVDMFINAVKRRWPDVMIQFEDFAQPNAMPLLNRYRNNVCCFNDDIQGTAAVTLGTILAACKTKQQKLRDMKVVFVGAGSAGCGIAEMLIQQMVFEGLTDEQARKQVFMIDRFGLVTEGMEGLRDFQQKLQQKNADLADWTFSGDYASLLDVMYCAQPDVLIGVSGQPGLFTEQVIRAMKQGCELPIIFPLSNPSRQVEARPEQVIEWTEGKVIIATGSPFKPVEYNGNIIPIAQCNNSYIFPGIGLGVVASKAKLISDEMLMAASNALAAASPLVNTGQGSLLPPLAAIAEISREIAFEVGKVAMEQGLALEMSDDALLASIERNFWKAEYRPYKRVSI; encoded by the coding sequence ATGTCAGAAGATTCACAGCGATATCTTTATATTCCTCATGCCGGCCCTTCATTGCTGGAAACCCCCCTACTGAATAAAGGTAGTGCCTTCACAGCACGTGAGCGTGCGGCCTTTAACTTAACTGGTCTAGTACCTCCAAGGTATGAAACGATTGAAGAGCAAGTGGAACGTGCTTATATGCAATACAGCAGCTTTGATGAAGCGCTAAACAAGCATATATATCTGCGCGCTATTCAAGACAACAACGAAACCTTGTTCTATCGCCTCATTCAAAAGCACATTGATGAAATGATGCCAATCATCTACACCCCAACGGTAGGTGATGCATGCGAGCAATTCTCTGATATATATCGCAGTTCTCGTGGCTTGTTTGTGTCTTATGAAGAGCGTCATCAGCTAGATGACATCGTTCGCAATGCGACAAAACGCAAAGTGAAAGTGATCGTTGTGACTGATGGTGAGCGCATACTAGGACTGGGTGACCAAGGTATCGGTGGTATGGGCATTCCTATCGGAAAGCTGTCGCTGTACACCGCTTGCGGTGGTATTAGCCCGGCGTATACTTTGCCTGTCATGTTAGATGTTGGAACTAACAATGAAAAGCTACTTAATGACCCTATGTACATGGGCGCCCGCCACCCCCGTATTGGACAGGAAGAATACGACGAATTCGTTGATATGTTCATTAACGCTGTGAAGCGACGCTGGCCTGATGTGATGATTCAGTTTGAAGATTTCGCGCAACCAAACGCTATGCCGTTATTAAACCGTTATCGCAACAACGTGTGCTGTTTTAACGACGATATCCAGGGTACCGCTGCGGTTACGCTTGGTACTATTTTGGCGGCGTGTAAAACTAAGCAGCAAAAACTACGCGACATGAAAGTTGTCTTCGTGGGCGCGGGTTCTGCGGGCTGTGGTATTGCCGAAATGCTTATTCAGCAGATGGTGTTTGAAGGCCTTACAGACGAACAAGCGCGTAAGCAAGTGTTTATGATTGATCGTTTTGGCTTGGTTACCGAGGGTATGGAAGGTTTACGTGACTTCCAGCAAAAGCTTCAGCAGAAAAATGCAGATTTGGCTGATTGGACATTCAGTGGTGATTACGCATCACTGTTAGACGTTATGTACTGCGCGCAGCCTGATGTACTTATTGGTGTTTCTGGCCAGCCAGGTTTGTTCACCGAACAAGTTATTCGCGCTATGAAGCAAGGCTGTGAACTGCCAATTATCTTCCCGTTAAGTAACCCATCTCGTCAGGTTGAAGCACGTCCTGAACAAGTAATTGAGTGGACCGAAGGTAAGGTGATCATTGCAACAGGCAGCCCGTTCAAGCCTGTTGAGTACAATGGCAATATTATTCCTATTGCTCAGTGTAATAACTCGTATATTTTCCCAGGTATCGGCCTTGGTGTTGTTGCATCAAAAGCAAAGTTAATTAGCGATGAAATGCTAATGGCAGCAAGTAACGCGCTTGCGGCAGCGTCGCCATTAGTCAACACTGGTCAAGGTTCACTATTGCCACCCCTTGCAGCCATTGCAGAAATTAGCCGTGAGATAGCTTTTGAAGTAGGTAAAGTAGCGATGGAGCAGGGACTAGCCTTGGAAATGTCTGATGACGCACTGCTTGCCAGCATTGAGCGAAACTTCTGGAAAGCTGAATATCGCCCTTACAAGCGGGTGAGTATTTAA
- a CDS encoding type 4a pilus biogenesis protein PilO, which translates to MKFDVSKLKELNELDFEQIAIWPNEVRIVVAAFLAILVGAISYYTLVSPKLPIKDAAELKEQELKLQFEAKYRIAANLEAYEEQLAKIKEDFSSMLKSLPTSNETPGLLDDITYVGTSSGLTFELLNWQQEVPKEFYTELPIEMEVSGGYHDFGEFVSKVADLPRIVTLHDFDIKREVGGLSLKLQAKTYRSENASDVEGDKQ; encoded by the coding sequence ATGAAGTTTGATGTTTCGAAACTAAAAGAACTCAACGAACTCGACTTTGAACAAATTGCGATTTGGCCGAACGAAGTCCGCATTGTTGTTGCTGCGTTCCTTGCCATATTGGTAGGCGCAATAAGCTACTACACCTTGGTAAGTCCCAAACTACCCATTAAGGATGCCGCCGAGCTAAAGGAGCAAGAGCTTAAGCTACAGTTTGAAGCAAAATATCGTATTGCGGCTAATCTAGAAGCGTATGAAGAGCAGCTTGCGAAAATAAAAGAAGACTTCTCTTCAATGCTTAAAAGTTTGCCAACTAGTAACGAAACGCCAGGACTGCTTGATGACATCACATATGTCGGCACATCGTCTGGCCTGACGTTTGAGCTACTTAACTGGCAACAAGAAGTACCAAAAGAGTTTTATACCGAGCTTCCAATTGAGATGGAAGTGAGCGGAGGCTATCATGACTTCGGCGAATTCGTATCTAAAGTAGCCGACTTACCCCGTATCGTTACGCTACATGATTTCGATATTAAGCGCGAAGTCGGCGGTTTATCTCTTAAACTACAAGCAAAAACTTACCGCTCTGAAAATGCTTCGGATGTTGAAGGAGATAAACAATGA
- the yghU gene encoding glutathione-dependent disulfide-bond oxidoreductase, with protein MSTENNYTPPEVWTQAEDDGNKWASINRPVSGATHDKERPMGKHGLQLYSLATPNGQKVTIMLEELLAAGVSEAEYDAWLINIGEGDQFSSGFVDVNPNSKIPAMVDTTTAPETKLFESGSILVYLAEKFGKFIPQDAHAKAECFNWLFWQVGSAPYLGGGFGHFYSYAPYPMEYPINRFTMETKRQLDVLDKHLANNEFMAGSEYSIADMAIWPWYGNLVLGNLYDAATFLQVHEYTNLVRWAKQLEQREGIKRGRIVNKTWGDDGQLENRHSAKDIDDALANT; from the coding sequence ATGTCGACAGAAAATAATTATACGCCTCCAGAAGTTTGGACTCAGGCCGAAGATGATGGTAACAAGTGGGCCAGTATCAACCGTCCAGTCTCGGGCGCGACTCATGATAAAGAGCGACCTATGGGAAAACATGGTTTGCAGCTTTATTCGCTTGCCACACCCAACGGCCAGAAAGTAACTATCATGCTAGAAGAACTGTTGGCTGCCGGCGTGAGTGAAGCAGAGTATGACGCTTGGCTCATAAATATTGGTGAGGGCGATCAGTTTTCTTCTGGGTTTGTTGATGTGAACCCGAACAGTAAGATTCCGGCAATGGTTGATACTACAACGGCTCCAGAAACTAAGCTTTTTGAATCAGGCTCGATATTAGTTTACCTTGCAGAAAAATTCGGTAAGTTTATTCCCCAAGATGCCCATGCTAAAGCTGAGTGTTTTAACTGGCTATTCTGGCAGGTAGGTTCAGCGCCATACTTAGGTGGTGGTTTCGGGCACTTCTACAGCTACGCGCCATATCCGATGGAATATCCTATTAATCGCTTTACTATGGAAACTAAGCGTCAGCTAGACGTGCTAGACAAGCACTTAGCTAATAACGAATTTATGGCGGGAAGTGAATACAGCATAGCTGATATGGCTATATGGCCATGGTATGGCAACCTAGTACTTGGCAACCTGTACGATGCAGCGACGTTTCTTCAAGTACACGAGTACACCAATTTGGTCCGATGGGCTAAACAACTAGAGCAGCGAGAAGGAATAAAACGTGGCCGTATTGTCAATAAGACCTGGGGCGACGACGGTCAGTTAGAAAACCGCCACAGCGCAAAAGATATTGACGACGCCCTCGCCAACACCTAA
- the aroK gene encoding shikimate kinase AroK, with protein sequence MAEKRNIFLVGPMGAGKSTIGRHLADELHLDFFDSDQEIERRTGADIAWIFDLEGEDGFRNREENVINDLTDKQGIVLATGGGSIVTKAVRNRLSARGIVVYLQTTIDKQVARTQRDKRRPLLQNEDPEQVLRDLAEMRNPLYEEVADYIVDTDDQSARAVANQIISKIGL encoded by the coding sequence ATGGCTGAAAAACGTAATATCTTTTTAGTTGGCCCAATGGGTGCTGGCAAAAGTACCATCGGTAGACATCTGGCAGACGAACTTCACCTAGATTTTTTTGATTCGGATCAGGAAATTGAGCGCCGTACAGGTGCAGATATCGCTTGGATCTTCGATTTAGAAGGCGAAGACGGTTTCCGCAATCGTGAAGAAAACGTCATTAACGATTTGACAGATAAGCAAGGTATTGTACTTGCCACTGGCGGCGGTTCTATTGTAACTAAAGCGGTGCGTAATCGTTTATCTGCTCGCGGCATTGTTGTTTACCTTCAAACCACAATCGATAAGCAAGTTGCACGTACACAACGCGACAAACGTCGCCCTTTGCTACAAAACGAAGATCCGGAACAAGTTCTTCGCGATCTTGCAGAAATGCGCAACCCGCTTTACGAAGAAGTTGCTGATTACATTGTTGATACAGACGACCAGAGCGCGCGTGCTGTAGCAAATCAAATTATCAGTAAAATCGGTCTATAA
- a CDS encoding PilN domain-containing protein produces MAHVNLLPWREKQRQHQKQQYLAGLVAVAAIVGLIFWFIGQAIDQQINNQNSRNQYLEREIAVLDAQIGEIKKVKERKSAVEQRMALIEQLQANRNVAPIVFDELAKLVPQGVAFESMTRTNNIIRIEGISDSNNRLSDFMRALDNSKVFMGAELSTIKSDSSAARAISNFTLTFSINPNVAPLEIVSSEAQ; encoded by the coding sequence ATGGCACATGTAAATTTACTGCCTTGGCGAGAAAAGCAGCGCCAACATCAAAAGCAACAATATTTAGCGGGCTTAGTTGCAGTTGCAGCTATTGTGGGCTTAATTTTTTGGTTTATTGGTCAAGCTATCGACCAGCAGATTAATAATCAAAACTCTCGTAACCAATATCTTGAACGCGAAATAGCCGTGCTCGATGCGCAAATTGGTGAGATTAAAAAAGTAAAAGAGAGAAAGAGCGCGGTAGAGCAGCGCATGGCGCTCATTGAGCAACTCCAGGCAAACCGTAACGTTGCACCTATTGTGTTTGATGAACTCGCCAAGCTAGTGCCCCAAGGTGTGGCTTTCGAATCAATGACAAGAACCAATAACATCATCAGAATAGAAGGGATCAGCGACTCAAACAACCGCTTATCAGATTTTATGCGTGCATTAGACAATTCGAAAGTATTCATGGGCGCAGAGCTTTCTACCATAAAATCTGACAGCAGTGCTGCCAGAGCGATTAGCAACTTTACTCTTACGTTTTCGATAAACCCGAACGTTGCTCCCTTAGAAATTGTAAGTAGTGAGGCGCAATAA
- the pilM gene encoding type IV pilus assembly protein PilM: MKSLFKKKLPPIVGLDIGTRQIKAVWLEQSKDGFVLQGYACEPITKIAFSERDIKDYESVSVALKKIRKSLKTKLKLANVAVAGTSVISKIVYMDPEQNDYDLENQIEIEADSLIPYPLEEVYLDFEEMGPSPTHTGKVNVLLTAAHKDLVDSRLLLAREANFEPKIVDMENYAIGNALDFFHEPHAEDEPLCCINVGASLLQICVIKNGDVIYTKEHAFGLNQLVNDISAIHMVEREVAERQLLDGTLSANWVEDTLPIFAANLQQNINRALQMYMSTLHAERPTKILLSGGAATIEPLVDILKQDLGLEVDCFNPFSNMTINPKLDTTRLSKIAPQLAIAAGLASRSFTPWHM; this comes from the coding sequence ATGAAATCGCTGTTCAAAAAAAAGCTGCCGCCCATTGTGGGCTTAGATATAGGCACGCGTCAAATAAAAGCGGTATGGCTAGAACAATCAAAAGACGGGTTCGTCCTTCAAGGGTATGCCTGCGAACCCATTACTAAAATCGCTTTTTCAGAGCGAGATATTAAAGATTATGAATCGGTAAGCGTCGCACTTAAAAAAATTCGTAAATCGTTAAAAACCAAATTAAAGTTGGCGAATGTTGCGGTAGCAGGCACGTCTGTCATTAGCAAAATTGTTTATATGGATCCTGAACAAAACGATTACGACCTTGAAAATCAAATTGAGATAGAAGCAGACAGTCTCATTCCCTATCCCCTCGAGGAAGTATATTTAGATTTTGAAGAAATGGGACCAAGCCCGACTCACACGGGTAAAGTCAATGTTTTGTTAACTGCCGCTCATAAAGACCTCGTCGACAGTCGGTTATTGCTAGCAAGAGAAGCTAACTTCGAACCTAAAATTGTCGATATGGAAAATTACGCCATTGGTAATGCATTAGACTTTTTCCACGAGCCTCATGCTGAAGATGAACCGCTTTGCTGCATAAATGTGGGTGCCTCTCTGCTACAAATATGCGTAATTAAAAATGGTGATGTGATTTACACGAAAGAGCACGCATTCGGGCTTAACCAACTAGTCAATGATATCAGCGCCATTCATATGGTTGAACGCGAGGTAGCAGAACGCCAGTTACTAGACGGAACGCTTTCAGCTAACTGGGTGGAAGATACACTGCCTATTTTCGCCGCTAACCTTCAGCAGAATATCAACCGAGCGCTTCAAATGTATATGAGTACTTTACATGCTGAGCGACCAACGAAAATTCTATTAAGTGGTGGTGCGGCGACCATTGAGCCATTGGTGGATATACTGAAACAAGACTTAGGCCTTGAGGTTGATTGCTTCAACCCGTTTAGCAATATGACGATAAACCCAAAACTTGATACTACGCGACTTAGCAAAATTGCACCTCAGCTTGCAATTGCTGCGGGTCTGGCGAGCCGGAGCTTTACGCCATGGCACATGTAA
- a CDS encoding penicillin-binding protein 1A, translating into MKYIKPLILFSFLSGLLGFAALVGIYFYIKPDLPSVTVLKDVRLQTPMQIYTKDGKLISQYGVKRRIPVKLEEVPQELIDAILATEDSRFYEHHGIDPIGIVRAAVSLVLTGEKRQGASTLTMQLARGFFLSREKTYIRKIKEIFIALHMEQELSKQEILELYLNKIELGHRAFGFGAAAQVYYGKPLGELSLAQIATIAGLPKAPSLLNPISGPQRSVERRRVVLLRMLDEEYITKAQFDEAANAPVTAKKHGAEIEVDAPYLADTIYNEMVEIYGKEEAETGGYQVYATATSDLQLAAQRAVVRNLHDYDERHGYKGALGYLWDIPKSEGKNDPIPQLSVSFDISNKTTREDWDNESLMRVLEEIPHIKPLLPSVVTKVNEQSIDVLTVDGRTITVEWDGLDWARRYITDFRQGSDPKTASDVTQEGAVIYIRQQDGQWRISQIPEVSGAFIALNPKNGAVEAVVGGYSFYQSQFNRATQAKRQVGSNIKPFVYSAAINSGYTLASIINDAPINQWNAATGVAWRPQNSPAEYDGPIRMRKALGKSKNVVSVRLLRGVGLRETADYLTRFGFNKDDIPLDETVSLGSSSHTPLEVVRGMSVIANGGYLVNPHFISKVLDENGDELWKANPVWACNRCENQSEQEMLPEDEEADIEALLAAELNQDILLGDSDVDESGEKAIAPQVITPQNAFLVAEMMRTAVRANGNWNKKTYWLGTGWRARNILQRTDIAGKTGTTNDSRDTWFSGFHKDLVATAWVGFDNMGRQLGRATRNQNLINKNPDKFNWIGNALIGIEDGAKAAEPAWIRFMQHALESKPHTPMPVPENIVRVRIDRTSGKLTRRTDHTTLFEYFLQGTEPTTYVRDDEVLDPATQDETTAPEPEEIF; encoded by the coding sequence GTGAAGTACATTAAACCACTTATTTTATTTAGCTTTCTATCAGGCCTTCTTGGTTTTGCAGCGCTGGTAGGTATTTACTTTTATATCAAACCTGACCTACCAAGTGTTACTGTACTTAAGGATGTAAGGCTGCAAACCCCCATGCAGATATACACCAAAGACGGAAAACTTATTTCGCAGTATGGAGTTAAACGGCGGATCCCGGTAAAACTTGAGGAAGTTCCGCAAGAATTAATTGATGCCATCCTTGCAACTGAAGATAGTCGCTTCTACGAACACCACGGTATCGACCCTATAGGTATTGTTCGCGCTGCAGTGAGCCTGGTGCTTACTGGTGAGAAGCGTCAGGGTGCAAGTACGTTAACCATGCAGCTAGCAAGAGGATTCTTTCTTAGCCGTGAAAAAACCTATATTCGAAAAATAAAAGAAATTTTTATTGCGCTTCATATGGAGCAAGAGCTTTCTAAACAAGAAATTTTAGAGTTGTACCTAAATAAAATTGAGTTGGGACACAGGGCGTTTGGTTTCGGTGCTGCTGCTCAGGTGTACTATGGCAAACCGCTAGGCGAACTTTCTTTAGCACAGATTGCTACTATTGCTGGTCTGCCCAAAGCACCCTCGTTACTCAACCCTATTAGTGGGCCACAGCGCTCTGTCGAGCGTCGACGTGTTGTACTTCTTCGAATGCTCGATGAAGAATACATAACTAAAGCTCAGTTCGATGAAGCGGCTAATGCGCCGGTTACAGCGAAGAAGCACGGGGCCGAAATCGAAGTCGATGCGCCGTATTTAGCAGATACCATTTACAACGAAATGGTAGAAATTTATGGAAAAGAAGAAGCAGAAACGGGTGGTTACCAGGTTTATGCTACAGCAACCTCTGATCTGCAACTTGCCGCGCAACGAGCAGTGGTGAGAAACCTTCACGATTATGATGAGCGTCATGGGTATAAAGGTGCACTCGGATATTTGTGGGATATTCCTAAGTCAGAAGGAAAAAATGACCCTATCCCTCAACTTTCAGTAAGTTTTGATATCAGCAACAAAACAACACGAGAAGACTGGGACAATGAGTCTCTCATGCGAGTGCTTGAAGAAATTCCTCACATCAAACCCTTGTTACCCTCTGTCGTTACAAAGGTTAATGAACAGTCGATAGATGTGCTGACAGTTGATGGTAGAACGATAACTGTCGAGTGGGACGGTCTTGATTGGGCCCGTCGTTACATTACAGACTTTAGACAAGGTAGCGACCCTAAAACCGCTTCAGATGTCACCCAAGAAGGCGCGGTAATTTACATCAGGCAGCAAGATGGGCAGTGGCGTATCTCGCAAATTCCAGAAGTTAGCGGGGCTTTTATCGCGCTTAACCCTAAAAACGGCGCCGTTGAGGCTGTGGTTGGCGGCTATAGCTTTTATCAAAGCCAATTTAATAGGGCTACTCAGGCCAAACGGCAGGTGGGTTCAAACATTAAACCTTTTGTTTATTCAGCAGCAATAAACAGCGGTTACACACTCGCATCTATTATAAACGATGCGCCTATCAATCAATGGAATGCCGCTACAGGCGTTGCTTGGCGACCGCAAAACTCACCGGCAGAGTACGATGGACCGATAAGAATGCGTAAAGCCCTAGGTAAATCTAAAAACGTAGTATCGGTTCGTTTACTTCGCGGTGTTGGACTTAGAGAAACGGCAGATTATTTAACCCGGTTTGGTTTTAATAAAGACGATATCCCGCTGGATGAAACTGTATCTCTTGGCTCGAGTTCGCATACGCCACTTGAAGTAGTAAGAGGTATGTCGGTCATTGCGAACGGTGGCTATCTAGTAAACCCTCACTTTATCAGCAAAGTACTTGACGAAAACGGTGATGAACTTTGGAAAGCAAATCCGGTGTGGGCGTGTAATCGTTGTGAAAATCAAAGCGAGCAAGAAATGCTGCCTGAAGATGAAGAGGCGGATATTGAAGCCTTGCTGGCCGCTGAGTTAAACCAAGATATCTTACTCGGTGATAGTGACGTGGATGAAAGCGGAGAAAAAGCAATAGCGCCTCAGGTTATTACGCCTCAAAATGCCTTTTTGGTGGCGGAGATGATGCGCACTGCTGTTCGAGCTAATGGTAACTGGAATAAGAAAACTTATTGGCTTGGTACGGGATGGCGTGCTCGCAACATCCTTCAGCGTACTGATATTGCTGGTAAAACAGGCACCACAAATGATTCGCGGGATACCTGGTTTAGTGGCTTCCATAAAGACTTGGTGGCCACGGCCTGGGTCGGGTTCGATAACATGGGCCGTCAGTTAGGTCGTGCAACGCGTAACCAAAACCTTATTAATAAGAATCCTGATAAGTTCAACTGGATTGGTAATGCTTTGATCGGCATCGAGGACGGTGCTAAAGCGGCAGAGCCGGCGTGGATCCGTTTTATGCAACACGCCCTTGAAAGTAAACCGCATACACCTATGCCCGTACCAGAAAATATAGTACGTGTTCGCATTGATCGTACCAGTGGGAAGTTGACCAGACGTACAGACCATACGACACTATTCGAATACTTCCTGCAAGGTACTGAGCCGACGACTTACGTTCGCGATGACGAAGTGTTGGATCCAGCCACGCAGGATGAGACTACTGCACCAGAGCCAGAAGAAATATTCTAA